The Treponema medium genome has a window encoding:
- the clpP gene encoding ATP-dependent Clp endopeptidase proteolytic subunit ClpP, producing MSEQMHSLVPYVIEQTGNGERSYDIFSRLLKDRIIFVDGEITDATADLVVAQLLFLESQNPDKDISLYINSPGGSVTAGLAVYDTMQHIHPHVQTICLGQAASMAAVLLAGGSKGKRFALPSSRVMIHQPWGGAQGQASDITIQAREILRLKKLIIQYCAHHTGKTEKTVAEDMERDFFMSAQEACEYGIVDMVMDRRKNA from the coding sequence ATGTCGGAACAGATGCATAGCCTTGTTCCTTATGTTATTGAACAGACGGGAAACGGCGAACGCAGCTACGATATTTTTTCGCGCCTGTTAAAAGACCGTATTATCTTTGTTGATGGTGAAATAACCGATGCAACCGCCGATTTGGTGGTTGCGCAGCTGCTTTTTCTGGAGTCGCAGAACCCCGACAAAGACATCAGTCTTTATATTAATAGCCCCGGCGGCTCGGTAACGGCTGGACTTGCCGTTTACGATACGATGCAGCATATTCATCCTCATGTGCAGACTATCTGTCTGGGGCAGGCTGCAAGTATGGCTGCCGTGCTTTTGGCAGGGGGAAGCAAAGGAAAACGCTTTGCGTTGCCTTCTTCCCGCGTGATGATACATCAGCCATGGGGCGGTGCACAGGGACAAGCTAGCGATATTACTATACAGGCACGGGAAATACTCCGCTTAAAAAAGCTGATTATACAATACTGCGCTCATCACACTGGAAAAACGGAAAAGACGGTTGCCGAGGATATGGAGCGGGATTTTTTTATGTCTGCGCAGGAGGCCTGCGAATACGGCATCGTTGATATGGTCATGGATAGGAGAAAAAATGCCTAA
- a CDS encoding ABC transporter substrate-binding protein: MKKIISVVCVAALAACLFAMGGEEQSAAAAKVKYTPKGTYPIVTEPITVNIMVAQPPCVEDFNTNEFSKFMEKKTGVKVNWIMVPEQAASEKLPLTLAGGDLPDAFLGMGIGFKEETTYGAEEKLFMPLNKFYSDGTLPNLTKALEDFPGAMGFMTMTDGNIYSLPRLEVCYHCTNAAKMFVYKPFLDKLGLKVPETIDEFYKTLVAIRDNDPNGNGKKDEIPLAGSIIGWNDQVERFIINSFIYCDLDTNISAGAEGNTGYLMNGKKIDTAVNKPAYREALKFINKLYKEGLIYNGSFTQDSSQLTQLVESSAQPVVGFVAGGWRGQFSSLSGERFLHFQAIAPLKGPKGVREAVNFLSVPGTGALVLSSKTPYAEAILRYFDYMYSTEGTLKQKYGNEGDAWAWASASDVGLDGKKAIWKQLKAWNDKDPQNVTFIQGQTIAETSAFRLGQAVDVSGDYYAPKNLEKVLYDETHNLYKPYADVKKEVPPLKYTSEEIEKFSTIKQELANYIRQSAVKFMVGTMDINSDTEWNNYLKNLDKLQLPAVLANMQGAYNRQYK; encoded by the coding sequence ATGAAAAAGATTATCAGTGTTGTGTGTGTTGCAGCGCTCGCTGCCTGTCTGTTTGCGATGGGCGGAGAAGAGCAATCTGCGGCGGCGGCAAAGGTAAAGTACACCCCTAAGGGAACGTACCCCATCGTTACCGAGCCTATTACCGTGAATATCATGGTAGCTCAGCCGCCTTGCGTTGAGGACTTTAACACAAACGAATTTTCCAAATTTATGGAAAAAAAGACCGGCGTTAAAGTAAACTGGATTATGGTGCCGGAGCAAGCGGCATCGGAAAAATTACCGCTTACGCTTGCAGGCGGCGATTTGCCTGACGCTTTTCTCGGTATGGGGATCGGTTTTAAAGAAGAAACTACCTACGGTGCCGAAGAAAAATTGTTTATGCCGCTCAATAAATTCTACTCTGACGGTACCTTGCCTAATTTAACCAAGGCTTTAGAAGATTTTCCGGGAGCAATGGGCTTTATGACTATGACCGACGGCAACATCTACTCGCTGCCTCGTCTGGAAGTATGCTATCATTGTACGAATGCCGCGAAGATGTTTGTGTACAAACCCTTCCTCGATAAGCTCGGTCTTAAAGTGCCGGAAACCATCGACGAATTCTATAAAACGCTCGTTGCCATCCGCGATAACGATCCCAACGGTAACGGTAAAAAAGATGAAATCCCGCTTGCCGGTTCCATTATCGGCTGGAATGATCAGGTTGAACGCTTTATCATCAACTCGTTTATCTACTGCGATCTTGATACCAATATCTCTGCGGGAGCGGAAGGGAATACCGGTTATTTGATGAATGGCAAAAAAATCGATACTGCAGTGAATAAGCCCGCCTACCGCGAAGCATTGAAATTTATCAATAAGCTCTATAAAGAAGGGCTTATTTATAACGGTTCCTTTACGCAAGATTCAAGTCAGCTGACACAGCTGGTAGAAAGTTCCGCACAACCGGTAGTCGGTTTTGTCGCCGGCGGCTGGAGAGGTCAATTCTCATCATTAAGCGGCGAACGTTTCCTGCACTTCCAAGCTATTGCGCCGTTAAAGGGGCCGAAGGGCGTACGCGAAGCGGTAAACTTTTTATCCGTACCGGGAACCGGCGCGCTTGTACTTTCATCAAAAACGCCGTATGCCGAGGCAATTCTCCGCTACTTTGACTATATGTACAGCACCGAAGGTACGCTCAAGCAGAAATACGGTAATGAAGGAGACGCATGGGCATGGGCTTCCGCCTCTGACGTCGGCTTAGACGGTAAAAAGGCAATTTGGAAGCAGCTGAAAGCGTGGAACGATAAAGACCCGCAGAATGTAACCTTCATTCAAGGACAGACGATCGCGGAAACTTCGGCGTTCCGGCTCGGACAGGCTGTTGACGTCAGCGGCGACTACTACGCACCGAAAAACCTTGAAAAAGTCCTTTACGACGAAACCCATAACCTGTACAAGCCGTATGCGGATGTTAAAAAAGAAGTTCCACCGCTAAAGTACACATCCGAAGAAATTGAAAAATTCTCCACGATTAAGCAGGAACTTGCCAACTATATCCGCCAGAGCGCCGTTAAATTTATGGTCGGCACTATGGATATCAACAGCGATACGGAATGGAACAACTATCTAAAGAATTTGGATAAGCTCCAGCTCCCCGCCGTTTTGGCGAATATGCAGGGGGCGTATAATCGACAATACAAGTAA
- the clpX gene encoding ATP-dependent Clp protease ATP-binding subunit ClpX → MPKLRSDSSLICSFCGKREDANRKIVPGPGVAICDHCIQLCKEYLTAYKMVTPLQLSGDIPTPMELKTYLDEYVIGQEKAKRVLSVAVYNHYKRIMHPPTDRNAVIIEKSNVLLIGPTGSGKTLLARTLAQKMKVPFAIADATTLTEAGYVGEDVENILLKLIQNADGDIARAERGIIFIDEIDKIARKSENVSITRDVSGEGVQQALLKIVEGTVASVPPQGGRKHPNQDMLKIDTSNILFICGGAFVGLDTIIQTRVAENPMGFGADVRSAKEKDLQELYDKLIPDDLVKFGIIPELIGRLPISVSLSDLKLEDLRRILVEPKNAIIKQFQESFKLDNVKLTFDDAALDAISQQALDQNTGARGLRSIVEKLMLDAMFEAPSMKGQKALHITKKVIEETEKPELKLISEKTA, encoded by the coding sequence ATGCCTAAATTAAGAAGTGATTCTTCTTTAATCTGCTCTTTTTGCGGTAAGCGTGAAGATGCAAATCGTAAAATCGTACCCGGGCCGGGGGTCGCCATCTGCGATCATTGTATCCAGCTTTGTAAAGAATACTTGACCGCTTACAAGATGGTTACGCCTTTGCAGCTTTCAGGAGATATTCCGACGCCGATGGAGCTAAAAACCTACCTTGATGAATATGTTATCGGGCAAGAGAAAGCGAAACGAGTTTTATCGGTTGCCGTCTATAATCATTACAAGCGGATTATGCATCCACCGACAGACCGGAATGCTGTTATTATTGAAAAATCGAATGTCTTACTGATAGGTCCGACCGGTTCGGGAAAAACGCTGTTAGCACGGACGCTTGCACAAAAGATGAAGGTTCCTTTCGCCATTGCCGATGCAACTACTTTAACCGAAGCGGGATATGTCGGAGAGGACGTTGAAAATATCCTTTTAAAACTTATCCAGAATGCCGATGGCGATATTGCCCGTGCGGAACGCGGTATCATTTTTATTGACGAAATTGATAAAATTGCGCGGAAAAGCGAAAACGTTTCGATTACCCGTGATGTTTCGGGCGAAGGCGTTCAGCAGGCTCTGTTAAAAATTGTTGAAGGAACGGTCGCTTCGGTGCCTCCGCAGGGAGGGCGTAAACATCCGAATCAAGATATGCTGAAGATCGATACGTCTAATATCCTGTTTATCTGCGGTGGCGCTTTTGTCGGACTTGATACGATTATTCAGACACGGGTTGCGGAAAATCCGATGGGATTCGGGGCAGATGTACGGTCTGCAAAAGAAAAAGATTTGCAAGAGTTGTACGACAAACTGATCCCTGATGATTTGGTAAAATTCGGTATTATCCCCGAATTGATCGGGCGCCTTCCCATCAGTGTTTCGCTCAGCGATTTAAAGCTCGAAGACTTGCGCCGTATACTTGTTGAACCGAAAAATGCCATTATCAAACAGTTCCAAGAATCGTTTAAGCTCGACAATGTTAAATTGACATTTGATGATGCCGCCCTTGACGCTATTTCTCAGCAAGCACTGGATCAAAATACCGGTGCACGAGGGCTTCGCTCTATCGTAGAAAAACTGATGCTAGATGCGATGTTCGAGGCTCCGTCAATGAAAGGTCAAAAGGCCTTGCATATCACAAAGAAGGTTATTGAAGAAACGGAGAAGCCTGAGTTAAAGCTGATTTCGGAAAAAACAGCATAG
- a CDS encoding helix-turn-helix domain-containing protein, whose protein sequence is MDTCKNTLIKTADTLHLTMSEIQRFSYMLMINTDVQAFVMQNTIAQGSADIQILINAQRQLSYVKSVHPAIDSLYLYSKKSDYLLEADNAFFDIDAMYAALFTFQDLNSRQWREYYLRPVYVNAWMPESSVVSKGIRRKVLVFEQTFPLQNTAANAGKLIILLKTSYFEGLFSTLPAFTKAVFWLIDSKGKPLLIRPEGAVKETEPVQSEIQTILSALPKSIQNANERNEPIIITQQRIHGKSYFLFAQPIRGTDTILLVSIPRFTFVQHILTGRFAVSAMFIICLLSYIGYTAVLLLRLPRKSSSQPPLCSFQESQPEAINDNKHTVPADICQEKDITLINHIAEYIEQSYANPLLNLSQMAQDFGMTENFLYYFFRTRMQKSFAQYLEDKRLEKAQALIEENTKESLTVLAERCGYANIQTFRRAFKKRYGLTPSEFKRQVFAKKPTQ, encoded by the coding sequence ATGGATACTTGTAAAAACACTTTGATTAAAACGGCCGACACCCTGCATTTAACAATGAGTGAAATACAGCGGTTCTCTTATATGCTGATGATCAATACCGATGTACAAGCCTTTGTAATGCAGAATACGATTGCACAAGGTTCCGCCGATATACAAATACTTATCAATGCACAACGTCAGCTATCCTATGTCAAATCAGTACATCCGGCAATCGATTCGCTGTATCTTTATTCTAAAAAAAGCGACTATTTACTAGAAGCGGACAATGCTTTTTTCGATATAGATGCCATGTATGCAGCTCTTTTTACATTCCAAGATTTAAACAGCAGGCAATGGCGGGAATACTATCTACGGCCTGTGTATGTCAATGCATGGATGCCCGAATCTTCGGTAGTTTCTAAAGGAATACGGAGAAAGGTTCTTGTATTTGAACAAACCTTTCCTTTGCAAAATACTGCGGCAAATGCGGGAAAGCTCATAATACTTTTAAAAACAAGCTATTTTGAAGGGCTTTTTTCCACTCTTCCGGCTTTTACCAAAGCCGTCTTTTGGCTTATCGACAGCAAAGGTAAGCCGCTGCTTATCCGTCCGGAAGGGGCAGTAAAAGAAACTGAACCTGTACAATCTGAAATACAAACAATACTATCGGCCTTGCCAAAATCGATACAAAACGCAAACGAAAGAAACGAGCCGATAATCATCACGCAACAGCGTATACACGGCAAATCTTATTTTCTCTTTGCTCAACCGATACGAGGTACCGATACTATCCTCCTTGTAAGCATTCCGCGATTTACATTTGTTCAGCACATATTAACCGGACGTTTTGCCGTATCCGCCATGTTTATAATTTGTCTCTTATCTTATATCGGATATACAGCTGTATTATTGCTCCGCTTACCGCGAAAAAGTTCTTCGCAGCCTCCTCTTTGCTCATTTCAGGAATCTCAACCCGAAGCAATCAACGACAACAAACATACGGTACCGGCAGATATATGTCAAGAAAAAGATATAACCCTTATAAATCATATTGCCGAATATATAGAACAATCTTATGCAAATCCGCTTTTAAATCTTTCTCAAATGGCACAGGATTTCGGTATGACGGAGAATTTTCTATACTATTTCTTTCGTACCAGAATGCAAAAAAGTTTTGCTCAATATTTGGAAGATAAACGGCTCGAAAAAGCTCAAGCGCTGATTGAGGAGAACACGAAGGAATCGCTTACCGTTTTGGCGGAACGCTGCGGTTATGCAAATATACAAACGTTCCGCCGTGCTTTTAAAAAGCGATACGGACTTACGCCTTCGGAATTTAAACGCCAAGTATTTGCAAAAAAACCGACACAGTGA
- a CDS encoding ABC transporter permease, with protein MLSKNAKRQICAHWQFYVIIALPMLYFIIFKYVPMYGILLAFKKYRISKGIWGSPWVGLAQFVKFFSNPSALQIMWNTFILSMYALFASIPIAVIMALALNETQNKLWRKSVQMVTYAPYFISTVVMVSILMQFMDPALGLFNVIRAEFGLEPLNFMGEPKLFRHIYVWSALWQNTGYNAIIYLAALTSVDPGLYEAARVDGVNKFQKIWYIDLPCIRNTIVIMFILNMGFVMSLGFEKAFLMQNPLNLETAEIMSTYVYKMGLVNNDFSYSTAIGVINSIINVALILLFNYLAKLRQKDGGLW; from the coding sequence ATGTTAAGTAAAAACGCGAAACGTCAAATATGTGCGCATTGGCAGTTTTATGTCATTATTGCCTTACCGATGCTGTATTTTATCATATTTAAGTACGTGCCGATGTACGGTATCCTGCTTGCGTTCAAAAAATACCGTATTTCGAAAGGTATTTGGGGAAGTCCGTGGGTAGGTTTGGCGCAGTTTGTCAAATTCTTCAGTAATCCTTCTGCACTGCAGATTATGTGGAATACATTCATCCTGAGTATGTATGCGCTGTTTGCTTCAATTCCTATTGCGGTCATTATGGCGCTTGCCTTGAACGAAACGCAAAATAAGCTCTGGCGTAAATCCGTTCAAATGGTAACGTATGCGCCGTATTTTATTTCGACGGTGGTTATGGTCTCAATTTTAATGCAGTTTATGGATCCTGCGTTGGGACTGTTCAATGTGATACGGGCGGAATTCGGGCTTGAGCCCTTAAATTTTATGGGGGAGCCGAAACTTTTCCGGCATATCTATGTATGGTCGGCCTTGTGGCAGAATACCGGTTATAATGCCATTATTTATCTTGCAGCGCTTACCTCCGTCGACCCCGGATTATATGAAGCCGCGCGTGTAGACGGCGTAAATAAATTTCAGAAAATTTGGTATATCGATTTACCCTGTATCAGAAACACGATCGTTATCATGTTTATTTTGAACATGGGCTTTGTTATGAGCTTAGGTTTTGAAAAGGCGTTTTTGATGCAAAATCCGCTCAACCTTGAAACCGCCGAAATCATGTCGACATACGTGTATAAGATGGGGTTGGTCAATAACGATTTCAGCTATTCGACCGCTATCGGCGTTATCAATTCTATTATCAACGTAGCGCTTATTCTGCTCTTCAATTATCTTGCAAAGCTGCGACAAAAGGACGGCGGGTTATGGTAA
- a CDS encoding class I SAM-dependent methyltransferase: protein MVEHKAWDWEKIETDIWCRPAEIAYYLSERWKQKGYSHFLDLGCGLGRHSLFFARKGFTVQSIDLSESAVEGLRATAAEQNLPITAQCGDMSALPYQDDAFDCLLAYHVISHTDTAGIKKILSEIRRVVKNGGEVYLTLCSKNAWSYKEAGFPVVDENTVIKVEDGPENGIPHFFTDAETIPALLQDIHIISMQHTQDVIINGKPYGSWHFFILGKNRKPRF, encoded by the coding sequence ATGGTAGAACATAAAGCATGGGATTGGGAGAAAATAGAAACGGATATATGGTGCCGGCCGGCAGAAATTGCGTATTATTTGTCGGAGCGATGGAAGCAAAAGGGGTATTCGCATTTTCTTGATCTGGGTTGCGGATTGGGGCGGCATTCGCTGTTTTTTGCAAGGAAAGGTTTTACCGTTCAGTCAATCGATTTATCGGAGAGTGCTGTTGAGGGGCTGCGTGCAACCGCTGCGGAACAAAATTTACCGATTACCGCTCAATGCGGCGATATGAGCGCTTTGCCGTATCAGGATGATGCATTCGATTGCCTTCTTGCATACCATGTGATTTCTCATACGGATACTGCCGGTATTAAAAAAATACTTTCCGAGATAAGGCGGGTCGTAAAAAACGGCGGCGAAGTGTATCTTACGCTGTGCTCAAAAAATGCGTGGAGCTATAAGGAGGCAGGATTTCCCGTTGTTGATGAAAATACCGTCATTAAAGTTGAAGACGGGCCGGAAAACGGTATTCCTCACTTTTTTACCGATGCGGAAACCATTCCGGCGCTTTTGCAGGACATACATATTATCAGTATGCAGCACACGCAAGATGTTATCATTAATGGGAAGCCCTACGGTTCTTGGCATTTCTTTATATTGGGGAAAAACCGGAAACCTCGTTTTTAG
- a CDS encoding UDP-N-acetylmuramoyl-L-alanyl-D-glutamate--2,6-diaminopimelate ligase encodes MCNNHYAKSILQCLFSIEPIAVHGADVTVYSLSYDSREVRIGAAFFALPGVHTDGSKFIDAAIAKGAVAVIHEKTLPLYQEHICYVQVPDVRAAMAAAAAVFFDEPSKDLVTIGVTGTEGKTSTVNFIWQLLRLAGKKAGFSSTVSFSFGDEPVANPAHQTTPESVTVQERLARMRDNGCEYAVVEASSHGLSPRTARLLHVHFDAGVFMNVTQEHLEFHGTFEQYRYDKANLFRSLDTHDHKKKNGTVAAFGIVNLEDPSAAYFAQATKYPVFGFSVQKHIGAAAAVSFSNFAGGLSADNIHEGENGLTFTIHASLDGVQKTYEAAAPVTGFFNVYNILATLIAVHNLTGLSFDMLVPLLNRLMPVRGRMCRVEAGQGFEVLIDYAHTPSSFQAIMPSVRDRVKAKGGRIIAVFGSGGERDTVKRPEQGRIAGEYCDTIILTDEDPRGEDPVELLEMIAAGCPNKKRGEELFIIPDRPTAVRKAFSLAQPNDAVLLLGKGHENSIIGKNGAVPYNEYTEAHNALRELRSF; translated from the coding sequence ATGTGTAATAACCACTATGCAAAGTCAATTCTTCAATGTCTTTTTTCTATAGAGCCGATAGCAGTACACGGGGCTGATGTTACGGTGTATTCGCTTTCGTATGATTCGCGTGAGGTACGGATAGGCGCCGCTTTTTTTGCCTTGCCCGGCGTGCATACTGACGGTTCAAAGTTTATCGATGCGGCTATTGCGAAGGGCGCCGTTGCGGTTATTCATGAAAAAACACTTCCATTATATCAAGAGCATATTTGTTATGTTCAAGTGCCGGACGTCCGTGCCGCAATGGCTGCTGCTGCAGCCGTTTTCTTTGACGAACCTTCCAAAGACTTGGTAACAATCGGAGTAACCGGTACGGAAGGAAAAACCAGCACCGTCAATTTTATCTGGCAGCTGCTGCGACTTGCCGGAAAAAAGGCAGGGTTTTCTTCGACCGTATCTTTTTCCTTTGGAGATGAACCTGTTGCCAATCCGGCGCATCAGACTACACCTGAATCGGTTACAGTACAGGAACGGCTTGCCCGTATGCGGGATAACGGCTGCGAATATGCAGTCGTGGAAGCATCTTCTCACGGGCTTTCTCCCCGAACGGCACGGCTATTGCATGTGCATTTTGATGCAGGCGTATTTATGAATGTTACGCAGGAACATTTGGAATTTCACGGCACCTTTGAACAATACCGCTATGATAAAGCGAATTTATTTCGGTCATTAGATACCCATGATCATAAGAAAAAAAACGGAACGGTTGCGGCCTTCGGCATTGTCAATCTTGAAGACCCGTCTGCCGCTTATTTTGCACAGGCGACAAAGTACCCCGTATTCGGATTTTCCGTGCAGAAACATATCGGCGCTGCTGCGGCTGTTTCGTTCTCAAACTTTGCAGGCGGCTTATCGGCTGATAACATTCATGAAGGGGAGAACGGTTTAACCTTTACAATTCACGCATCGTTGGACGGTGTGCAGAAAACGTATGAGGCCGCTGCTCCGGTAACCGGCTTTTTTAATGTGTACAATATCCTTGCCACGCTTATTGCCGTTCATAACTTAACAGGACTGTCGTTTGATATGCTCGTGCCGTTGCTCAATCGACTTATGCCGGTAAGGGGGAGGATGTGCCGTGTTGAAGCGGGGCAGGGCTTTGAGGTGCTTATCGACTATGCGCATACGCCCTCATCATTCCAAGCGATTATGCCGTCTGTCCGTGATCGTGTTAAAGCGAAAGGCGGTCGCATCATTGCCGTATTCGGTTCGGGCGGAGAGCGCGATACCGTTAAGAGGCCGGAACAGGGAAGAATTGCCGGAGAATACTGCGATACGATCATCCTCACCGATGAAGACCCCCGCGGCGAAGACCCTGTCGAGCTTTTGGAGATGATTGCCGCCGGCTGTCCTAACAAGAAGCGCGGCGAAGAGCTGTTTATTATTCCCGACCGGCCGACTGCCGTCCGTAAAGCATTTTCTCTTGCGCAACCGAATGATGCGGTATTGTTGCTTGGAAAGGGACACGAAAATTCGATTATCGGGAAAAACGGCGCCGTACCATATAATGAGTACACCGAAGCGCACAATGCCCTGCGGGAGTTGCGGAGTTTTTAA
- a CDS encoding carbohydrate ABC transporter permease — translation MVKTQHFIWKKQQSSKIRETPFDNLFNGINNVFLALCFIIVLYPLLYIIACSLSDPKAVIEHRVTLFPVNFDLTAYKAVFANKDIGLGYLNSIIYVALGTFISVSLSMLLAYPLSRKEFYGRKFVTKFIMATMLFSGGLIPLYFVVKGIGLYNTRWALVLPNAVNVWNVIIARTFLQETITNELYDAAQIDGCSDLRFFFTVVLPLSGAIIAVLSLFYAVVLWNSYFDALVFLQDKKLYPLQIVLRNILIVNKTNPTMLSDVSAAVRVQGLAETVKYALIVVASLPLLVIYPFVQKYFVKGVMIGSVKG, via the coding sequence ATGGTAAAAACTCAGCATTTTATATGGAAGAAACAACAATCGTCGAAAATTCGGGAAACGCCTTTTGATAATTTATTCAACGGGATCAATAATGTCTTTTTAGCGCTCTGCTTTATCATCGTTTTGTATCCGCTATTGTATATTATTGCCTGTTCTTTAAGCGACCCTAAGGCGGTGATTGAGCATCGGGTTACGCTCTTTCCGGTCAATTTCGATTTAACGGCATATAAGGCGGTTTTTGCAAACAAAGATATCGGACTGGGATACCTCAACTCCATCATCTATGTAGCGCTCGGAACTTTTATTAGCGTGTCTCTTTCGATGCTGCTGGCATATCCGCTTTCGCGCAAAGAATTTTATGGAAGAAAATTCGTAACTAAGTTTATTATGGCGACGATGCTCTTTTCCGGCGGACTGATACCGCTGTATTTTGTCGTAAAAGGGATCGGACTTTACAATACCCGCTGGGCGCTTGTGCTCCCCAATGCGGTCAATGTTTGGAACGTTATCATCGCGCGCACGTTTTTGCAGGAAACCATCACCAATGAGCTGTATGATGCGGCGCAAATAGACGGATGTTCCGATCTGCGCTTCTTCTTTACCGTGGTGCTTCCGTTGTCGGGAGCTATTATCGCGGTCCTGTCGCTCTTTTATGCGGTGGTGCTTTGGAACAGCTATTTTGACGCCTTAGTGTTCTTGCAGGATAAAAAGCTCTATCCGCTGCAGATTGTGCTGCGCAATATTTTAATCGTGAATAAAACGAACCCGACTATGCTGTCTGATGTAAGCGCTGCCGTCCGTGTACAGGGACTTGCGGAAACCGTTAAGTATGCGCTTATCGTGGTGGCCAGTCTGCCGCTGTTGGTTATCTATCCGTTTGTACAAAAATATTTTGTAAAAGGTGTGATGATCGGCTCCGTAAAGGGCTAA
- the tig gene encoding trigger factor, whose product MNFTKEFTPIEKSRMKLSITVKQDEVQNRYALLTKKYAKQLQIPGFRKGKVPVKVLEQKFGDTLRAETYDEVIQNVLEEVFESADKYSRPLPYSQPELDGTPDFKLDSDLVFTVLYDVLPKVEIAKTEGFTVSVPEVSVTDADIEKELVLIQERNALVIDCGEGDTVKNDNIVTINYVQLDDADAEIESSKRDDFVFTIGKGQFHYGVDDELIGMKKGEEKVIVKTYPAEHIDKQLAGKTIKLKVVVTALKRKDLPAIDDELAQDVSEKYKTLADLKADISKNLTRQVEDVLERKKTDNLLKQMAEANPIELPESMIKAELEGRWAMLAQRLGMSSEALEKLTIDINGKLSKASAMTEWRAEAELRLKTRIIVEKLLEERGITASPEDVEAEYVAIAERTGASAEDVKKHYDGKPREKEYLLDDIKEKKLYAQLFEKSTVKPGEKLTVEQLLGEGAADVGTDA is encoded by the coding sequence ATGAATTTTACGAAAGAATTTACCCCTATCGAAAAGTCTCGGATGAAACTTTCGATTACCGTTAAACAGGATGAGGTGCAAAACCGATATGCACTTTTAACGAAAAAATATGCGAAACAGCTCCAGATACCGGGTTTTCGTAAAGGCAAAGTACCGGTAAAAGTCCTTGAACAGAAATTCGGTGATACGTTGCGCGCTGAAACCTATGATGAAGTAATACAGAACGTATTGGAAGAAGTATTTGAATCTGCTGATAAATACTCGCGACCATTGCCGTATTCGCAGCCTGAACTTGATGGTACACCCGATTTCAAGCTTGACTCCGACTTGGTGTTTACCGTTCTCTATGATGTGCTTCCCAAAGTGGAAATAGCAAAGACGGAAGGCTTTACCGTATCCGTACCTGAGGTATCCGTTACCGACGCCGATATCGAAAAAGAATTAGTGTTGATACAGGAACGCAACGCGCTTGTCATCGATTGCGGCGAGGGCGATACCGTAAAAAATGATAATATCGTAACCATTAACTATGTACAGCTTGATGATGCCGATGCGGAAATCGAAAGTTCAAAACGGGATGATTTTGTATTTACCATCGGTAAAGGGCAATTCCATTACGGCGTAGATGATGAGCTTATCGGTATGAAGAAGGGCGAGGAAAAGGTTATCGTCAAAACATATCCTGCCGAACATATCGACAAACAGCTCGCCGGAAAGACAATCAAGTTAAAGGTTGTCGTAACTGCACTAAAGCGTAAAGATTTGCCTGCTATCGATGATGAGCTCGCGCAGGACGTAAGCGAAAAATACAAGACACTTGCTGACTTAAAAGCTGACATCTCAAAAAATCTTACACGTCAGGTAGAAGATGTCCTGGAGCGGAAAAAGACTGACAATCTGCTTAAACAGATGGCGGAAGCCAATCCTATCGAACTGCCTGAGTCCATGATTAAGGCGGAACTCGAAGGTCGGTGGGCTATGTTGGCACAGCGGTTGGGTATGTCGTCCGAAGCTTTGGAAAAACTGACAATCGATATCAACGGTAAATTATCCAAAGCGTCCGCGATGACTGAATGGCGGGCAGAGGCAGAGTTGCGGCTTAAGACCCGTATCATTGTCGAAAAACTGCTGGAAGAACGGGGGATTACCGCTTCGCCGGAAGATGTTGAAGCGGAATATGTAGCAATAGCCGAGCGTACGGGAGCATCTGCGGAAGATGTTAAAAAGCATTATGACGGAAAGCCCCGCGAAAAAGAATATTTACTCGATGATATAAAAGAAAAGAAGCTTTATGCCCAGCTTTTTGAAAAATCGACGGTAAAACCGGGCGAGAAGCTGACAGTAGAACAATTACTTGGAGAGGGAGCTGCTGATGTCGGAACAGATGCATAG